The stretch of DNA CGACGCATCCGGGAGCGCGGCGGAAAGTATTGTCGCTGAAATCCTGAATAAGCAGAACCCGATTTTGGATGACGCTATTTTAGACATGCAAGCGCCGCATCGCTACCTGATCCGCATGGACTTGCCAGGAGTTGATTGGGGGCAACTCTACAGAGGCGTGCAAATTTCTTATGAGGCAAGGCAGCGCTTCAATGGTCGCAACTGGCGACGGATAAAGCGAGAAGTGCGAAAGGCCGTAAAAGCAGCGAAGCGCGAACGGCTTCAAGGGAGAAGATGATGGACCCAGCCGACCTAAACGACCCCGCGACGGCAGAGGCTTTTGTGCGCGAGAGCATCGCAGACCTTACCGAGACGATTGCAAAATTTGAAGCAGCCGCCGAACAGAAGATTCAGGGATACCGCAAACGCTTCCCTGCAAATTCATCGTTGCTGCTGGATCTCTATCATTCAGTGCGCGAGGAGTTGCGCGAAACGACGGCAGATATGAGGATGCGGCGCAATCTGCTTCTTGGAATTATCGAGCGCGTCGAGTCGACGAGACGCCACCACGAGCCGATCAGATTAGGGGAACCGATCAGCACCCCCGAGTGACCACATAAGTATTACATGACGAATGAAGCCCGGCTTAACCCATTGCCGGGCTTTTGTTTTTTCAGAGCGCCGTCCAATCCATCATGGGTGCGATACTGAATCGGTGATGCGCTGAAATCGCTGAATTATTTGACATTCCCGATGAAATCCGTTGCGCATGTTGCTGTTAACC from Hyphomicrobium sp. 99 encodes:
- a CDS encoding phage major capsid protein, whose translation is MKESQTYPSLIDASGSAAESIVAEILNKQNPILDDAILDMQAPHRYLIRMDLPGVDWGQLYRGVQISYEARQRFNGRNWRRIKREVRKAVKAAKRERLQGRR